In Morganella morganii, the following are encoded in one genomic region:
- a CDS encoding terminase small subunit: MALTDKQEMFCREYLVDLNATQAAIRAGYSDKTARSVGNENLTKPDIEKRIQELMSSRSEQLKVDAEYVLKRLVEIDQMDVLDIMTDDMSIRPVSDWPASWRRYLSGFDLADMFEGRGENREMIGILKKIKWPDKVKNLELLGKHISVQAFRDQIKSEHDVVGTLSDLMDELSGK, translated from the coding sequence ATGGCACTCACAGATAAACAGGAAATGTTTTGTCGTGAGTACCTCGTAGATTTGAACGCCACACAGGCGGCTATTCGTGCGGGGTACAGTGATAAAACTGCGCGAAGTGTCGGGAATGAAAACCTGACAAAACCTGACATCGAAAAACGGATTCAGGAATTAATGAGCAGCCGCAGTGAGCAACTTAAGGTTGATGCTGAATATGTGCTGAAGCGCCTGGTTGAAATAGACCAGATGGATGTTCTCGACATTATGACCGATGACATGAGCATAAGGCCGGTCTCCGACTGGCCTGCATCATGGCGGCGCTACCTGAGCGGCTTCGACCTTGCTGATATGTTTGAAGGACGTGGTGAAAATCGGGAAATGATCGGCATCCTGAAGAAAATAAAATGGCCTGACAAGGTCAAGAACCTTGAATTGCTCGGTAAGCACATATCTGTCCAGGCATTCCGGGACCAGATTAAAAGCGAGCATGATGTTGTCGGCACTCTCTCTGACCTGATGGACGAACTATCGGGCAAATAA
- a CDS encoding phage tail termination protein: protein MTTTEQVKRYFSESGLSDGFIIQDYEWSESGGHDHDAYMVFQQRDGTGRINDLGGDDFFTVSLISGKGWVEFVAQRAYAILDYVRCHAQSHGLNFIINTSGFVNPVQTAEGRYWIPLTFRCTS, encoded by the coding sequence ATGACCACCACTGAGCAGGTTAAGCGTTATTTTTCCGAGTCAGGGCTGTCTGACGGTTTTATCATCCAGGACTATGAGTGGTCAGAATCCGGCGGACATGACCATGATGCGTACATGGTTTTTCAGCAGCGGGACGGAACCGGAAGAATCAATGATCTTGGTGGTGATGATTTTTTCACTGTGTCGTTAATTTCTGGCAAGGGCTGGGTTGAATTCGTCGCTCAGAGAGCCTATGCAATACTTGATTATGTCAGGTGCCATGCTCAGTCTCATGGTCTTAATTTCATCATCAATACATCCGGGTTCGTGAATCCGGTTCAGACGGCAGAGGGGAGGTATTGGATTCCCCTGACCTTCCGCTGCACATCCTAA
- a CDS encoding universal stress protein produces the protein MYKNILVPIDTSNKALVNHVIPHIESLSKFDDPHIHFLVVIPSYKMFIGLSYGIEKEIITEDNQRLKLAEADLKNEVSKFNLPEDRVHYHAILDTPIDGILTTAEKIHVDLIIISSRSPNISTKYLLGSTASAVVRYAETSVLIVR, from the coding sequence ATGTATAAGAATATTCTGGTACCGATTGACACTTCTAATAAAGCACTGGTTAACCATGTCATCCCTCACATCGAATCTCTTTCAAAGTTTGATGACCCGCACATACATTTTTTAGTCGTTATACCAAGCTACAAAATGTTTATCGGCCTTTCATACGGCATAGAAAAAGAAATCATTACAGAAGATAATCAACGATTGAAGTTAGCAGAAGCTGACCTTAAAAATGAAGTTTCAAAATTTAATCTTCCGGAAGATCGGGTTCATTATCATGCAATTCTTGACACTCCGATAGATGGGATTTTGACTACCGCAGAAAAAATACACGTTGATTTAATAATCATCAGCTCAAGATCACCAAATATTTCAACCAAATATCTACTTGGGTCTACTGCATCAGCTGTAGTCCGCTATGCAGAAACATCCGTCCTGATTGTCCGCTAA
- a CDS encoding phage holin family protein, with amino-acid sequence MRMSDKYSSPTAYAWGLITSAFGVLSLDQWAIVAGIICTVGTFLVNWYYKRKEFQLKAGEHHE; translated from the coding sequence ATGCGCATGTCTGACAAATATTCCAGCCCTACAGCATACGCCTGGGGACTTATAACCTCTGCCTTTGGCGTTTTATCTCTGGACCAGTGGGCTATTGTTGCCGGGATCATCTGTACTGTCGGGACGTTCCTGGTTAACTGGTATTACAAACGGAAGGAATTCCAGCTGAAAGCCGGAGAACATCATGAATAA
- a CDS encoding major capsid protein, whose product MTLHIFQHQVSLAATELVAQAVQQFNEASGGALVFGDGDHIGDYIEQTSWQLLGGLAQRRNAYGSGNLTPQELGQILDRMIKVDGRIGPVSVTPTMMKRLGKDVSEAAAVVSAQAAEAMLQDYLNTAGAALKAAISGNAAAVTDLIATGSAPSLRGLNKGTRPFGDAYSRIIAWLMDGATFNDFMDETLTNSSNLFQIGNVAIKQDGFGRRFVISDIPSLSEGNKQHSLGLVTGAAAVQTSPLIMKAQDVLGQENIKALMQGEYDFTIGLRGYQWAKDSIKSPTNEQVAATDNWKQIAASIKDTAGVMVTFGKDADAGGKAAKSAK is encoded by the coding sequence ATGACATTGCATATTTTTCAGCATCAGGTATCTCTGGCAGCGACAGAGCTGGTGGCTCAGGCAGTACAGCAGTTTAATGAAGCATCCGGCGGTGCGCTGGTTTTCGGTGATGGTGACCATATTGGTGATTACATTGAGCAGACATCATGGCAGTTACTTGGTGGTCTGGCACAGCGTCGTAATGCATACGGATCAGGTAATCTTACACCGCAGGAGTTAGGGCAAATTCTCGACCGGATGATTAAGGTCGATGGTCGTATCGGGCCGGTATCTGTCACTCCGACGATGATGAAGCGCCTGGGTAAAGACGTATCAGAAGCGGCAGCGGTGGTGTCTGCTCAGGCAGCAGAAGCGATGCTGCAGGATTATCTGAACACTGCAGGTGCGGCACTGAAAGCGGCAATCTCCGGCAACGCAGCGGCAGTTACTGACCTGATAGCAACAGGAAGCGCACCATCACTGCGCGGGCTAAACAAAGGCACCCGCCCGTTTGGTGATGCGTATTCCCGTATTATCGCCTGGCTGATGGACGGTGCAACGTTCAATGACTTTATGGACGAAACACTAACCAACTCCAGTAACCTGTTCCAGATTGGTAACGTGGCCATCAAGCAGGACGGATTCGGGCGTCGTTTTGTAATTTCTGATATTCCGTCTCTGTCTGAAGGTAATAAGCAGCATTCACTCGGTCTGGTTACCGGTGCAGCTGCTGTACAGACCTCACCGCTGATCATGAAAGCGCAGGACGTTCTCGGACAGGAAAACATTAAGGCTCTGATGCAGGGGGAATATGATTTCACCATCGGTTTGCGTGGTTATCAGTGGGCGAAGGACAGTATCAAGTCACCGACTAACGAACAGGTAGCCGCAACTGATAACTGGAAACAAATTGCTGCAAGCATCAAAGACACTGCCGGGGTTATGGTGACATTCGGTAAAGATGCTGATGCAGGCGGTAAGGCTGCTAAATCTGCGAAGTAA
- a CDS encoding DUF6246 family protein: MTPRLEYGEIVISTAENDYLFRPSLDAMTRIGEPKEIVSAFTRLNGSEVQQIIASAVDAYGVVPEWLIALLNKPVYGRSILSTAMDVMQACCNDDCSEVIGEWRVGKSGMVYRRGAMHYRDIILLARELMTHGIIGKAKVRKLQRNEGKDEYSDEFRAVDYISAARVHFNITRSEAEQLTMTEFVMMLKVKYPDEKGFTKDEYEAITKADDARNDDLIKGKRRLVSRKTV; the protein is encoded by the coding sequence ATGACACCGCGTTTAGAATACGGCGAGATAGTGATATCCACTGCCGAAAATGATTACCTGTTCCGCCCGTCGCTGGATGCCATGACGCGAATCGGTGAGCCTAAAGAGATTGTGAGTGCGTTTACGCGATTAAATGGCTCAGAGGTACAACAAATTATAGCGTCTGCCGTAGACGCTTACGGAGTGGTTCCTGAATGGCTGATTGCACTGTTAAATAAACCGGTTTATGGGCGCAGCATTTTATCGACAGCAATGGACGTGATGCAGGCATGTTGTAACGATGACTGTTCTGAGGTTATCGGTGAATGGCGGGTTGGCAAATCCGGCATGGTGTACCGGCGCGGCGCTATGCATTATCGCGATATCATCCTGCTGGCGCGCGAGCTAATGACCCACGGCATTATCGGTAAAGCCAAGGTGCGCAAACTCCAGCGCAACGAAGGTAAAGACGAATACTCCGACGAGTTCCGCGCCGTCGATTACATCAGTGCCGCCCGTGTGCATTTCAACATCACCCGTAGCGAAGCGGAACAACTCACAATGACCGAGTTCGTGATGATGCTGAAAGTGAAATATCCGGATGAGAAAGGCTTCACGAAAGATGAGTATGAGGCTATCACCAAGGCCGATGATGCCCGTAACGATGACTTGATTAAGGGCAAGCGCCGGTTGGTGAGCAGGAAGACAGTCTAA
- a CDS encoding DUF4055 domain-containing protein encodes MNTNVDYKHPAYTEFLPEWNMIGDCVDGERVVKSRGEKYLPHPADKKRDDDDGERYKKYLLRASFLNATGRTLSGLLGIAFSKPVKISISGGTKSLEADIDGQGQPLTQMIRDALSQVLQRGRAGLLSDFSGAGIQTEADKGRPYVRLFTAKEIINWRVTGGKTSLVVVKYQEPVESDDFELQMQDRWIELRLIDGLAHSRRWQKDSEISSGEWIKFTDAQGKPLSELPWSWIGSKNNDHTPDAPPLADIAYMNIKHYQIEADIAESAHTIGQPMVALSGLTDDWVKNHMSGGFTVGSRKGVLLPQGGDMKFAQPEERTMQIIVAERREKQMAMLGAKLVERGSSARTATQALDEAQTDNSVLSLSAGNVEQAFNRALAFCIQFAGAGEASVELNKTYEIAQFDSAAITALLASVQSGNMRIVDFIRYMQGANLVPQDEKPEDVAEELGLIRGTNMLGV; translated from the coding sequence ATGAATACAAACGTGGATTACAAACATCCTGCATACACCGAATTTTTACCGGAATGGAATATGATCGGGGACTGCGTTGACGGTGAGCGCGTAGTGAAAAGCCGCGGTGAAAAGTACCTGCCGCACCCCGCAGATAAAAAGCGGGATGACGATGATGGTGAGCGATACAAAAAATATCTTCTCCGTGCTTCGTTTCTGAATGCAACCGGACGAACATTAAGCGGATTACTCGGTATTGCATTCAGTAAGCCGGTAAAAATCAGTATATCGGGTGGAACAAAGAGTCTTGAAGCTGATATTGATGGTCAGGGGCAACCATTGACTCAGATGATCCGCGATGCATTGTCTCAGGTATTGCAGCGTGGCCGTGCCGGACTGCTCAGTGATTTCAGTGGGGCAGGTATCCAGACTGAGGCAGACAAAGGCAGACCATACGTCCGGTTGTTTACGGCGAAGGAGATTATCAACTGGCGGGTCACCGGCGGGAAAACATCACTAGTTGTTGTGAAATATCAGGAACCGGTTGAGTCTGATGATTTTGAACTGCAAATGCAGGACCGCTGGATTGAGTTACGTCTGATCGACGGGTTGGCACACTCAAGGCGGTGGCAGAAGGACAGTGAAATCAGCTCTGGCGAGTGGATAAAATTCACTGATGCGCAGGGAAAGCCGCTTTCTGAGTTGCCATGGTCGTGGATTGGGTCAAAAAACAATGACCATACTCCTGATGCGCCACCACTGGCTGACATAGCTTATATGAATATAAAGCATTACCAGATTGAGGCAGATATTGCAGAGTCAGCACACACTATCGGTCAGCCGATGGTTGCGCTGTCAGGCCTGACAGATGACTGGGTGAAAAACCACATGTCAGGCGGGTTCACAGTCGGTTCCCGCAAAGGAGTGTTGTTGCCTCAGGGTGGCGATATGAAGTTTGCACAGCCGGAAGAACGCACCATGCAGATTATTGTGGCAGAGCGCCGGGAAAAGCAGATGGCAATGCTGGGAGCAAAGCTGGTTGAGCGAGGCTCATCGGCGAGAACAGCAACACAGGCACTGGATGAAGCACAGACGGATAACTCTGTTTTATCGTTGAGCGCCGGTAATGTTGAGCAGGCTTTTAATCGTGCGCTGGCTTTCTGTATTCAGTTTGCCGGAGCTGGAGAAGCTTCTGTTGAACTCAATAAGACATACGAGATTGCGCAGTTTGATTCGGCAGCAATTACTGCACTTCTGGCATCTGTGCAGTCCGGCAATATGCGGATTGTAGATTTTATCCGGTATATGCAGGGGGCGAACCTTGTTCCGCAGGATGAGAAACCGGAGGATGTAGCTGAAGAGCTTGGGTTGATCAGAGGTACAAATATGCTGGGAGTATAA
- a CDS encoding Ig-like domain-containing protein — translation MAQCPDDKGLVMGNAGVLRIAPGCPGTVPEQSAFLRLGALTSKGLDYGTETVTSKADDTKGLGEAIVTGLDLTIKFDGELKRKGADGSTSAFDIAKEILAEVKASRQPSYWVQLDMKGDGSDVIQGYMNFTSWSMEFPTKEISTYSGELKVADADSFEWLQEEIVVQSIAANPATLTVKAGETATFTVGFNPVNATNKNYEVVSDKPNFATVSKLLNVVTVTGVAAGTANITVTSEDGSKTAKCVVTVTAA, via the coding sequence ATGGCACAATGCCCTGATGATAAAGGCCTGGTGATGGGTAATGCGGGGGTTCTTCGCATCGCGCCCGGCTGCCCCGGTACGGTTCCTGAACAGTCAGCGTTTCTGCGTCTCGGCGCACTGACTAGTAAAGGGCTGGATTACGGTACTGAAACGGTTACTTCCAAAGCAGACGACACAAAAGGGCTGGGCGAAGCCATCGTGACCGGTCTGGATTTAACCATTAAGTTTGATGGCGAGCTGAAGCGCAAAGGTGCTGATGGTTCCACGTCTGCTTTTGATATCGCCAAAGAAATCCTTGCTGAAGTTAAGGCCAGCCGTCAGCCGTCATATTGGGTGCAGCTCGACATGAAAGGTGATGGCAGTGATGTGATTCAGGGGTATATGAACTTCACATCATGGTCGATGGAGTTCCCTACCAAAGAAATCTCCACGTACTCCGGTGAACTGAAAGTCGCAGACGCTGACAGCTTTGAATGGCTGCAGGAAGAAATCGTGGTTCAGAGCATCGCAGCCAACCCCGCGACACTGACTGTGAAAGCCGGTGAAACGGCAACATTCACGGTCGGATTTAATCCGGTTAACGCGACAAACAAAAATTACGAGGTGGTCAGCGATAAGCCTAACTTCGCTACCGTCAGTAAGCTACTGAATGTTGTCACTGTCACCGGTGTCGCAGCCGGTACCGCGAATATTACAGTCACATCGGAAGATGGCAGTAAGACGGCGAAATGTGTCGTTACAGTCACTGCGGCCTAA
- a CDS encoding lipocalin family protein, with translation MQIKSVFMFLGMFLLNGCSVKVPKDITPVKPFDLSHYLGDWYEIARIDNRFEKGLSKVTANYSLRDDGGVKVINRGWDASNNKWKESTGKAYFVNSADTGALKVSFFGPFYGGYNIIKLDDDYQYSLVVGPDKDYLWVLSRTPAMPPELLNEYLSFAGEHGFDRERILIFQ, from the coding sequence ATGCAGATAAAGTCAGTTTTTATGTTTTTGGGCATGTTTCTGCTTAATGGATGCAGTGTCAAGGTACCCAAAGATATAACCCCGGTTAAACCTTTTGATTTATCTCATTACTTAGGTGACTGGTATGAAATTGCCAGGATAGATAATCGTTTTGAAAAAGGCTTAAGCAAAGTTACAGCTAACTATTCTCTTCGTGATGATGGTGGTGTCAAGGTTATCAACAGGGGTTGGGATGCGAGTAACAATAAATGGAAAGAGAGTACCGGAAAGGCCTATTTTGTTAACTCAGCTGATACTGGGGCGTTAAAGGTATCTTTCTTCGGACCTTTCTATGGAGGTTACAATATTATTAAGCTTGATGATGACTATCAGTACTCACTGGTTGTTGGCCCCGATAAAGATTACCTGTGGGTGTTGTCACGAACACCAGCTATGCCGCCAGAGCTGTTAAATGAGTATCTCAGCTTTGCTGGTGAACATGGTTTTGACAGAGAAAGAATACTTATATTTCAATAA
- the cspE gene encoding transcription antiterminator/RNA stability regulator CspE has product MSNTMTGSVKWFNESKGFGFITPADGSKDVFVHFSAIQSDSFKTLFEGQNVTFNIEDGAKGPSASNVVGL; this is encoded by the coding sequence ATGTCTAATACAATGACTGGTTCAGTAAAATGGTTTAACGAATCGAAAGGTTTTGGCTTCATTACCCCAGCTGACGGCAGCAAAGATGTGTTTGTTCACTTCTCTGCGATCCAGAGCGACAGCTTCAAGACATTATTTGAAGGTCAGAATGTTACTTTCAATATTGAAGACGGGGCAAAAGGTCCGTCTGCATCAAATGTGGTGGGTCTCTAA
- the lysC gene encoding Rz1-like lysis system protein LysC, translating to MLLVSCGNTRTEYVPAPVVPIPPQLTADCPQPVIPDELTYGDVILLLADAMKSIADCNHDKRSIREIEAERMK from the coding sequence ATGCTGTTAGTGAGTTGCGGAAATACGCGGACGGAATACGTTCCCGCGCCGGTGGTGCCGATACCGCCACAATTGACCGCTGATTGTCCGCAGCCGGTTATTCCTGATGAACTTACCTACGGCGATGTAATCCTGTTGCTGGCTGATGCCATGAAGTCGATAGCTGACTGTAATCACGATAAGCGGTCAATACGGGAGATAGAAGCGGAGAGAATGAAGTAA
- a CDS encoding tetratricopeptide repeat protein: MIHTDTAYSANCELDTQDSALCEAANGGDAGAQVTIGSYYYYGNGAPIDYKTAADWYTKAAVQGNEYAQYSLGEMYFQGEGVQQDYRQAIEWFHKSGEQGNAGAQFRLGAIYEDGDGVNPDFLKAAEWYKKAAEQGNAFSQYQLAKMYYYGKGIEQNYRVAAEWYKKAADQKYAFALAKLAEMHLSGEGVEKSQPKAESLYDEACFGGFQSACDSLAKLNKKKPALIIFNQIIFVSSGNFYIQAKCVNMRFDC, translated from the coding sequence TTGATTCACACGGATACTGCATACTCAGCGAATTGTGAGCTCGATACTCAGGATTCGGCATTATGCGAGGCGGCAAATGGTGGTGACGCTGGTGCCCAGGTTACAATCGGATCTTATTACTACTACGGTAATGGTGCTCCCATAGATTATAAAACGGCGGCTGACTGGTATACAAAAGCTGCGGTACAGGGTAATGAGTACGCACAATATTCTCTGGGGGAGATGTATTTTCAGGGGGAGGGAGTGCAACAGGATTACCGGCAGGCTATTGAGTGGTTTCATAAATCAGGTGAGCAGGGAAATGCTGGTGCTCAGTTTCGTCTTGGTGCTATCTATGAAGACGGTGATGGAGTTAATCCGGACTTTTTAAAAGCGGCAGAGTGGTATAAGAAAGCAGCTGAACAGGGAAATGCATTTTCTCAATACCAGCTTGCGAAAATGTATTATTACGGGAAGGGAATAGAACAGAATTACCGCGTTGCAGCGGAGTGGTATAAGAAAGCGGCCGATCAAAAATATGCATTTGCACTGGCAAAGTTGGCAGAGATGCATCTCTCTGGTGAAGGCGTTGAAAAAAGCCAACCAAAGGCCGAGTCATTGTATGATGAAGCATGTTTTGGTGGGTTTCAGTCGGCATGTGACAGCCTTGCGAAGCTGAATAAAAAAAAACCAGCACTAATTATTTTCAATCAAATAATTTTTGTAAGTTCAGGCAATTTTTACATTCAGGCTAAATGTGTAAATATGCGGTTTGATTGTTAA
- a CDS encoding Hsp20 family protein yields the protein MQNISSFSLFPALSDSLLSNRFDQMDRLFSQLTGNRPITSEHPYNLKQLNDAHYQLTVSVPGYREDDLEVSLKGGKLSIQGKQPAEVVNESEKWVHQGILKSQFSLEFNLGKNVKIRNAELSCGLLTLDIEYEIPEEEKPQLIAIENKDIKA from the coding sequence ATGCAGAACATTAGTTCTTTTTCATTATTTCCGGCATTATCTGATAGTTTGCTGTCAAATCGCTTTGACCAGATGGACCGTTTATTCAGTCAACTTACGGGCAACAGGCCAATAACCTCAGAACATCCATATAACCTGAAGCAATTAAATGATGCGCACTATCAACTGACGGTTAGTGTTCCCGGATACAGGGAAGATGATCTTGAGGTATCATTGAAAGGTGGCAAACTTAGTATTCAGGGTAAACAACCTGCAGAAGTAGTTAATGAATCAGAGAAATGGGTACACCAAGGGATATTAAAAAGCCAGTTTTCATTAGAATTTAACCTTGGTAAGAATGTCAAAATTCGGAATGCAGAATTATCCTGCGGATTGCTGACATTGGATATAGAGTATGAAATTCCGGAAGAAGAAAAACCACAGTTGATAGCTATTGAAAATAAAGATATAAAGGCTTAG
- a CDS encoding phage head morphogenesis protein, with protein MIQIMLERLKSSTADTRELVSDIRAAVASALSGYSGSVSSVSRAKSIALALRKTLKPVLSGYSDRLLDDIINAAVVMADAEYHGFNSLVKNVNPADADKVRRDVQNIPLSLTGWNSSLFLAKFIESWADTAMQQIENQVVISLSSGGDVADLQSAINGTSAEPLIIAAAVVGRVVRGFQTVARTTLQHAHSVAATDFYKENSDLIKYEEFSAILDNKTSAVCRSLSGRCYPLGKGPRPPLHPNCRSRLLPVLDEKYADLFVTEPVGNSEWGEETYYEWLYRQPANRQDIVLGKTRAQLFREGGLSPERFAKLQLDKYFRPITLKELQKIIPDAFRKADIELK; from the coding sequence ATGATTCAGATTATGCTGGAAAGGCTCAAATCATCAACTGCTGACACACGTGAACTGGTGTCAGATATTCGCGCTGCTGTAGCATCTGCATTATCCGGATATTCCGGTAGTGTTTCCTCAGTCAGCAGAGCGAAATCAATTGCGCTGGCGCTGAGAAAAACGCTGAAGCCAGTTCTTTCCGGTTATTCTGACAGGTTACTTGATGACATTATCAACGCCGCTGTTGTGATGGCAGACGCTGAATATCACGGGTTTAACTCACTGGTAAAAAACGTTAATCCGGCTGATGCTGACAAGGTGCGCAGAGATGTGCAAAACATACCGCTCTCTCTGACGGGATGGAACAGCTCCCTGTTTCTCGCCAAATTCATTGAGTCGTGGGCCGATACAGCCATGCAGCAGATAGAGAATCAGGTGGTGATATCGTTGTCGTCAGGCGGGGATGTGGCTGACCTGCAATCGGCTATTAACGGAACCTCAGCGGAACCGCTGATAATCGCAGCGGCAGTGGTTGGCAGGGTGGTCAGGGGATTTCAGACTGTTGCCAGAACGACATTACAACATGCTCACAGTGTGGCGGCGACGGATTTCTATAAAGAGAATTCTGATCTGATTAAGTATGAGGAATTCAGTGCAATACTGGATAACAAAACATCGGCAGTGTGCCGTTCTCTGTCCGGCCGCTGTTATCCGCTTGGTAAAGGACCGAGGCCTCCGCTTCACCCTAACTGCCGTAGTCGCTTGCTCCCGGTGCTTGATGAAAAATATGCAGACTTGTTTGTCACAGAGCCGGTCGGTAATTCTGAATGGGGCGAAGAAACTTATTATGAGTGGCTTTACCGCCAGCCAGCGAACAGGCAGGACATTGTGCTTGGTAAGACCAGGGCGCAGTTATTCCGTGAGGGCGGGTTATCACCGGAACGATTCGCAAAATTACAACTCGATAAATACTTCAGACCAATAACACTGAAGGAACTTCAGAAAATCATACCCGATGCCTTCAGAAAGGCCGATATCGAACTCAAATGA
- a CDS encoding DUF7370 family protein gives MAVQISPEQIGEQLEMMGFEAPDFAVAAALSVVDSIDGCLDKAGYTDAVMTLIKVYSVILILSAADVRKIASEHAPSGASVSYQYFADGRKSLLKLLSALDTAGCTDNLPIDRPVSIIQFDVNRG, from the coding sequence ATGGCAGTACAAATCAGTCCGGAGCAGATAGGCGAGCAACTGGAAATGATGGGGTTTGAGGCTCCTGATTTTGCGGTTGCCGCCGCATTATCTGTAGTGGACAGCATTGACGGATGCCTTGATAAGGCAGGGTATACGGATGCGGTGATGACGCTTATCAAGGTGTATTCCGTCATCCTCATCCTGTCTGCGGCTGATGTCCGTAAAATTGCATCAGAACATGCACCGTCCGGTGCTTCAGTTTCGTACCAGTATTTTGCTGACGGCAGAAAATCGTTGCTGAAATTGTTATCCGCACTGGATACCGCCGGATGCACAGATAACCTGCCTATTGACCGGCCGGTCAGCATTATTCAGTTTGACGTGAACCGGGGGTGA
- a CDS encoding lysozyme, whose amino-acid sequence MNNRLFKKVMAACAVGAIAGALVLIPAYEGVEYKPYRDVAGVLTVCYGHTGSDIQPGKLYTDAECKALLHNDLTKVRRAVDPMIKVPIDDNTRVAIYSFVYNVGPGAFSRSTMLRKLNAGDIAGACDEMKRWTFAGGKQWQGLINRRETEKAVCHGTL is encoded by the coding sequence ATGAATAACCGATTATTTAAAAAAGTCATGGCCGCTTGTGCCGTCGGGGCGATTGCCGGTGCGCTGGTGCTGATCCCCGCGTATGAGGGTGTTGAGTACAAACCTTACCGTGATGTGGCTGGGGTGCTCACCGTATGTTATGGCCATACAGGTAGTGATATTCAGCCCGGCAAGCTGTATACGGATGCTGAATGTAAGGCGCTGCTGCATAACGACCTGACGAAAGTCCGGCGCGCGGTTGACCCGATGATCAAAGTGCCGATTGATGACAATACCCGGGTGGCCATCTATTCATTTGTCTACAACGTCGGCCCCGGCGCGTTCTCGCGCTCCACTATGCTGCGCAAACTCAATGCCGGTGATATCGCCGGGGCGTGTGACGAAATGAAACGCTGGACATTTGCTGGTGGTAAGCAGTGGCAGGGTTTGATTAACCGGCGCGAAACGGAGAAAGCGGTATGCCACGGAACCCTTTAG